A region of the Chloroflexota bacterium genome:
CTGAGGTGCATCTGGTACGAGGACTTTGAATCCCAACTCCTCTTCCAGAATACCCACCAAGCCCCTATTCAGAGCTACACCGCCAGTAACAGAGACATCTCTCTCAGCTCCGATTCTCTTGCACAATGCCACAATACGATACACCATGGAGAGATAGATGCCGGCGATGATTTCCTCCTTTGGTGTGGGGGGTACACGATGTATATGCGATATCACTTCAGATTCAGCAAATACAGCGCAGGTGTTGGATATGTCTGCCCTGGGCCTGCCTGCCAGAGAAAGCTGAGCCATCTGTTCAAGAGGCATTTGCATTATCTTAGCTACCTGTTGCAGAAACACACCGGTACCAGCAGCGCACTTATCCTGGTTGCCCCAGTCGCTGAGACGTCCTCGCTCATTTACTTTGATGACAGTCATGCTTTCCGCACCCAGGTCTATCACCATTCGGACCGAGGGAAAGAGGTTGTAAATCCCTCGTGCCAGGCAGGTCGTGATAGCTTTGTGTTGCTGGCTAAAAGGCACCGATTTCCCACCCGCTCCAGTGGCGACAACATGCAGATTGCCGTCAAAGCTCAGACCAGCCTGACTTAGAGCTTTCTCGGCGGCCGATCTGGCGCTCGATTCAGCCATATCAGCAGACATGATGATGGCAGAAGCCAGGACGTTGCCATCATCCAAGACCACCGCTTTGGTAGTCAGGGTGCCTATATCAAGGCCCAGCGCTTTCATCTCATCTTGATCGGCAGCTTTTTCAACTCAACTTACGGTCTTCCAGAAGCTCGAAAAACCGCTCCAGCTTGTCTCTGATCTCCTCCTCAGAAGTGACTGTAGGGTCCACGACATCGCAGTCCAGGGTCAATACCGGAATGTCCAGGCGATCGAGAACATCTTTGAATAGCCTGATCGTGGCGCAAGTGTGCCGGCAACCAACATCAGCATAGTAGATGGCACCGTCAATTTTGAACTGCCTGGCGGAATCAACAATCTCGCTCAGCGCCCTGTCGTCCAGTGGCCCATACATGCGCATCTCAGGCAGCATATACGATTTCCTGGCTACACTCTCCAGAGGCTTGCTGGAGTCAAGCCTTCCCTCTCCCCAGCTACAGAAGAAAGGCTCGGTGACGCTGACTGCTCCGTACTCCTGGGATATCCGCTCCAGAAAGCCTATGAGGTACATCGGCGGCAGAAAAAGGGTCATCAGACGAAAACGCTCCTGGGGCACTGCCCCTTTGCCAGCCCGAACTGCCTCTGCTAGCTCTTGCCGAAGCGTCTCCAGGTATTCGGTGGCCTCAGGTTGTCCGGCGAACAGATAATCAATCGTCAATAGCTCGAGAAAGCCCTGGGGATGGAAGGGGGACGGCACTGCCTGTCGCAATTTGTTGATCTGGCGCAAGAGTTCAATCTGCCTATCCATTTCAGCCACTATACTGGACAACTTGTCCCAATCCATCTTCCGCCCTGAATGCTCCTCAAGAAAACGCACCATATCATCCAGTTCACCAACGAAATAGTTCACCTCATCTTCAGTATATTGAAAGGGGTGATCCAGAAAGAATCCGGGGCAGCCAGTGATCCTCATTAGTAGTTCACCGCTTTTGGCAGTGTTGTCACACACCATATTAGACCAGAGAATGACGTTGGGACGGGGCAGCGCCCCTATGTTGAAGGCGCCGGCTAAACCCCGGTGTGGCGAACATATCTCAGATTTCATCCCCAGCTCGGCTCCGGCTGCAAGAAGATCAGCATACTGGCCCAGAAATAAAGCTGTCATCCACGAGGTCGTCTCTGTATGCATGGGCACGATATCCATGGCATAAAGGATCTCGCTAGGGAAAAAGACTGTATGGGCAGCTACGAATTTGCCCTCTTCTCTGGCGCTAAGCAAGCGGGTATAGTAATCAGCCAGCATGTGGTAATACAACACTTCGCTCTTCCGCGGCTCAGGGCGCGCCTTGCTCATCCTGAGCATCAGCCGGCAGGCTCGCAAAAGGGCATCTATCTTGTTCACCTTCTGATCAGAGATGGTCATCTCCGTCTCGACTCCAGCATCTCTAAGAAGGCCTGCACCCTGGTTTGGATTTGTCCTGATCCCGATGTGCCGTGCTCCACGTCCAGGGCCAGAATCGGTATCCCCTCTGCCTTCAGCCTCTCAGTCAGCAGCGGTAAGTCATGAGCATAAGGCACGCAAAACTTAATAACCTGACTGATCACACCGTCGACCCGGAAATCGTGGGCGAACTCGACTATTCGATCGAATCGCTGATCCGAAGGAAACATGCGGGCACAGGGGAAATTGTTTAAGTATCTCTGTGAGATAGCCTCTAGCGGGGTCTTGCTGCCATCGATGATCACTGAATCCGTCCAGTATCTGGTACTGGTGCACAGCTCGTCGGTTACCACCAGAGCCCCCAGGCTCTCGATGGACCTGATGAATTCTGGATTGGTCAAGACACTACCAGTGACCATCAAGCGCGCTTTGCCTTCGCAGCCGTTGCTTGACCGTGATAGTTCATCCAGCAGCTCTCTGAGGTAATCGTTGAACAGCTCTTTGGGCATGCGAAAGCTGGCATTTAGCACCTCCAGGGTCTCCGCACCGCTGATAGGTGGAGCGCTCCTCTTCCGCAGGTCGTAAAGTGCCTGGAGCAGTCCTCGGGATTCGTTGTAGACCTCTATTGATTGGCGAAGTGCCTCGTCGCTTATCTGGACACCGAAGTGCTCCTCCAGGTGTTCTTTGAGCCGTTTTACCTGAGCATAGTAAAGCTGATGTGCCCTCTCGGTATACTTGCGTGGCACCGTAAGTACATGGTGGAAGGGTGTGCCAATATAACTACGCCACAAATCGAATAAACGGCGGGCTCCATCGCAGGTAGATCCTCCCACCACTCCATCCAGGAAGTCATACCCCCCACTCAACCCCAGTTGCAGGCAACTACGAGAGAAGGAGCAATTATTGACATAGAAGTAGGCTGTGCCTTCGGCAAGTTCCCTCTCACCAGAATAGCCCACAATCCTGACAGGCAGTCCACCGGCAGCATGGATGACTTCCTCCGGGACGTAGGTACAAAGCCAGCCAAACACCAGCCCCCTGCGGCTCTTGTGCTCCAAGATTTCCCTAGTCTTGGGAAACGTCCTGTTAATCTCTCGAAAACGGTCAAGCACAGAGAGCTTAATGTCTTCTCTTGGGTGAGCCTCTGTCGTCATAGTCCGGAGACTCTATGTCGTTCGTCAGCGGCAGTCGGTGGATGCCCTGGGAATACGCCATTACTGAAAGGACTGCCAGCGCTTTGAGTAAGACTCGAGACATCTGAGGCACGAAAGCAAGCAGTGCGAGTGCATGGTTTCCTTGCACCAATCGTCAAAGAGAGCATTCGGCCGGCGAAATGCATAACCAGCCCATTATATATATCTCCTGCTAGCATGACAACTCAATTCCTGCCCGAAGGCCAGCCCTACGGCCTCTGATACCTTGTAATGCTAGGTATCATGCACCATCAAGGGGGCAACTGTCAAGCCCCTGCTGTGGAACATGCTTTGCCAATTCGCGCGCCCTTGGAGCAGGGCGCGCGTAGAGAGGCAGTCAGTAGTTTTTGACAAGTTCCGTCCGCTTGATGAAAGGAGTAGCCTCATCGGAAGGCCGGCGTTCCGCCCCAATCACTTGTTCGACGCTGCCAGCAAATACCCCACGCCCACTTTGGTACGGATGAGCACTGGCTTATCAGGGTCTGCTTCAAGCTTTTCCCGCAAGCGCCGAATATGAACCCTGAGGCTATTGAGGGCGCCCCCGTAAACCTCACCCCATGCCGCCTCTGCCAAGCTGGAGTGAGTCACTACACGGCCTGCATTTATCATCAGGTGATGAAGTATATGAGCCTCTGTGGAGGTAATACTTATTTCTCTGCCACCGCAGAAGAGTTGGCGTGTGGAGGGGTTGAAGCGCAAACTCCCGCATACCAGCGGCGCTGCCACACTGGCAGAAGCTTGCCTTCGAGTCAATGCCTTCAGCCGCGCCAGAAGCTCCACTTGTCTAAAGGGCTTGACCATGTAATCATCCGCCCCCCATTCTAGCCCCTTGACAATGTCGGCCTCCCCTGCCTTGACAGTCAGAATAAGGATAGGTACGGAGGAGAAGGCGCGGACTTGCTTCAATACCTCGAAGCCACTTATGTCAGGAAGACCAAGATCAAGGATGATGATGTCAGGAACCTCCCTTTCTACCAGTTCCACTCCCTCCGCTCCAAGAGCAGT
Encoded here:
- a CDS encoding 2-hydroxyacyl-CoA dehydratase, giving the protein MTTEAHPREDIKLSVLDRFREINRTFPKTREILEHKSRRGLVFGWLCTYVPEEVIHAAGGLPVRIVGYSGERELAEGTAYFYVNNCSFSRSCLQLGLSGGYDFLDGVVGGSTCDGARRLFDLWRSYIGTPFHHVLTVPRKYTERAHQLYYAQVKRLKEHLEEHFGVQISDEALRQSIEVYNESRGLLQALYDLRKRSAPPISGAETLEVLNASFRMPKELFNDYLRELLDELSRSSNGCEGKARLMVTGSVLTNPEFIRSIESLGALVVTDELCTSTRYWTDSVIIDGSKTPLEAISQRYLNNFPCARMFPSDQRFDRIVEFAHDFRVDGVISQVIKFCVPYAHDLPLLTERLKAEGIPILALDVEHGTSGSGQIQTRVQAFLEMLESRRR
- a CDS encoding 2-hydroxyacyl-CoA dehydratase, translating into MTISDQKVNKIDALLRACRLMLRMSKARPEPRKSEVLYYHMLADYYTRLLSAREEGKFVAAHTVFFPSEILYAMDIVPMHTETTSWMTALFLGQYADLLAAGAELGMKSEICSPHRGLAGAFNIGALPRPNVILWSNMVCDNTAKSGELLMRITGCPGFFLDHPFQYTEDEVNYFVGELDDMVRFLEEHSGRKMDWDKLSSIVAEMDRQIELLRQINKLRQAVPSPFHPQGFLELLTIDYLFAGQPEATEYLETLRQELAEAVRAGKGAVPQERFRLMTLFLPPMYLIGFLERISQEYGAVSVTEPFFCSWGEGRLDSSKPLESVARKSYMLPEMRMYGPLDDRALSEIVDSARQFKIDGAIYYADVGCRHTCATIRLFKDVLDRLDIPVLTLDCDVVDPTVTSEEEIRDKLERFFELLEDRKLS
- a CDS encoding response regulator transcription factor gives rise to the protein MKILLIEDDESIIETISLVLQMRWPEAKLMSTALGAEGVELVEREVPDIIILDLGLPDISGFEVLKQVRAFSSVPILILTVKAGEADIVKGLEWGADDYMVKPFRQVELLARLKALTRRQASASVAAPLVCGSLRFNPSTRQLFCGGREISITSTEAHILHHLMINAGRVVTHSSLAEAAWGEVYGGALNSLRVHIRRLREKLEADPDKPVLIRTKVGVGYLLAASNK
- a CDS encoding 2-hydroxyglutaryl-CoA dehydratase — its product is MKALGLDIGTLTTKAVVLDDGNVLASAIIMSADMAESSARSAAEKALSQAGLSFDGNLHVVATGAGGKSVPFSQQHKAITTCLARGIYNLFPSVRMVIDLGAESMTVIKVNERGRLSDWGNQDKCAAGTGVFLQQVAKIMQMPLEQMAQLSLAGRPRADISNTCAVFAESEVISHIHRVPPTPKEEIIAGIYLSMVYRIVALCKRIGAERDVSVTGGVALNRGLVGILEEELGFKVLVPDAPQMVAALGAAILAKETVEKGPK